One Sinorhizobium sp. BG8 DNA window includes the following coding sequences:
- a CDS encoding sugar ABC transporter substrate-binding protein, whose product MIKAFVSGVLTAATFTLLSSTALAEPEVVSGPAAEPECFTPWAAETQFFKFPKKEGPYRIALANGFIANTWRIQMIQTAKAYSAQPEVAAKLKEFKVVSTGEDVPAQISAINNFIDSGYDAIVVNAQNPTAFGPVIKRAKEAGVVLVAFDNILDTQDAINVNVDQKGLGVLWANWLAKHLPNGGKILEVRGVAGTSVDTDRHNGIHETFDATGKNWDVVEVVGKWDDPTAQKATADAIAVHKTFDGITAQGGDTGVVQAMMDANHPFVPFGGETENGFRKFCSQYADKGLKCSSAGTGPAQVAVAIKTAIAALEGQVVPQSIKLPLAIVEDPNFKEGEDFYPKESDNFFVGNSFPTCGINFSAQEIMGQTKEDQ is encoded by the coding sequence ATGATCAAGGCATTCGTCAGCGGCGTTCTCACCGCCGCGACATTCACGCTACTGTCCAGCACGGCGCTCGCCGAACCGGAGGTTGTCAGCGGTCCCGCTGCCGAGCCGGAGTGCTTTACACCTTGGGCAGCCGAAACGCAGTTCTTCAAGTTTCCCAAGAAGGAAGGTCCATACAGGATCGCACTCGCCAACGGCTTCATCGCCAATACATGGCGCATCCAGATGATCCAGACGGCCAAGGCCTATTCCGCGCAGCCCGAAGTCGCGGCAAAGCTGAAGGAGTTCAAGGTCGTCTCGACGGGCGAAGACGTGCCGGCACAGATCTCGGCGATCAACAACTTCATCGATTCCGGATATGACGCGATCGTCGTCAACGCCCAGAACCCGACGGCCTTCGGCCCGGTCATCAAGAGGGCCAAGGAGGCGGGCGTCGTCCTCGTCGCATTCGACAACATTCTCGACACCCAGGATGCGATCAACGTCAACGTCGACCAGAAGGGCCTCGGCGTGCTCTGGGCGAACTGGCTGGCCAAGCACCTGCCCAATGGCGGGAAGATCCTCGAAGTGCGCGGTGTCGCGGGAACGTCCGTCGATACCGACCGTCACAACGGGATCCACGAGACCTTCGACGCAACCGGGAAAAACTGGGACGTGGTCGAGGTCGTGGGCAAGTGGGACGATCCGACTGCCCAGAAAGCCACTGCGGACGCGATCGCCGTGCACAAGACATTCGACGGCATTACCGCGCAGGGCGGCGATACCGGGGTCGTCCAGGCGATGATGGACGCCAATCATCCCTTCGTGCCTTTCGGTGGCGAGACGGAGAACGGCTTCCGCAAATTCTGCTCGCAATATGCCGACAAGGGGCTCAAGTGCTCTTCGGCCGGTACCGGACCGGCGCAGGTGGCCGTCGCGATCAAGACGGCGATCGCAGCGCTCGAGGGGCAAGTAGTCCCGCAATCGATCAAGCTGCCGCTCGCCATCGTCGAGGATCCGAACTTCAAGGAAGGTGAGGACTTCTATCCGAAGGAATCCGACAACTTCTTCGTCGGTAACTCCTTCCCGACCTGCGGTATCAATTTCTCCGCGCAGGAAATCATGGGGCAGACCAAGGAAGACCAATAG